The Benincasa hispida cultivar B227 chromosome 11, ASM972705v1, whole genome shotgun sequence genome has a segment encoding these proteins:
- the LOC120090951 gene encoding probable serine/threonine-protein kinase PBL18, with amino-acid sequence MPCFTVWKSKKKRPDQPVYVKPVNPKEEHLPAILPEPQLETRSLQSAPPSFRTRVKPIQPVNNKVSSNRARALSAPSYLDAAEQDALAAIDYDGHDEPRLYAGLNKEQKSSGPLPLPLPSPQATASLKISGSFKSVTSSSSGPLYSSGPLPLPPTGSLRNFSFEEVSAACHNFSSDRCMSEGLSSFIYKASFGDDSSSLRKFEATVTRLYSSNQGLREFVNEVNTLASLQHPNLCKLLGFHARDGSEQRMLVYERLFHGSLDRLLYSRSDGPLIDWNSRMKIAFCAAQGLAFLHEEGPFQAMYNEFSTANIQIDKDFSAKLSGYGCVGHIPESEISNNSVVGASLSVETLERGLLTPKSNVWSFGIVLLELLTGRRNLDNRHPKEERNLVKWSRPFLTDDCRLSLIMDPQLKGRFPSKASRIVADIAQRCLLKDPSERPTMRTIVERLSSIQDVKYSCRFPLQEPAAFSGKQISRSPSLNGIITPAPRLSFSPSPPSGARLSVSPSPSMRTLPLTLPPRACSSHSLEELDRQGSRKSSSSAFRRTGVEGF; translated from the exons ATGCCCTGTTTCACTGTTTGGAAGAGTAAAAAGAAAAGGCCCGATCAGCCTGTGTACGTTAAACCTGTTAATCCTAAGGAGGAGCACTTGCCAGCTATACTCCCGGAGCCCCAACTTGAAACTAGATCCTTGCAATCTGCACCACCAAGTTTTAGAACCAGAGTAAAACCTATTCAACCAGTTAATAATAAAGTATCCAGCAATAGAGCAAGGGCATTATCTGCTCCCTCGTATCTTGATGCTGCCGAACAGGATGCTCTTGCAGCAATAGATTATGATGGACATGATGAACCAAGGCTTTATGCTGGATTGAATAAGGAACAAAAATCCTCAGGTCCACTACCACTTCCCCTTCCTTCGCCTCAGGCTACTGCTTCTTTGAAGATTTCAGGAAGCTTTAAATCAGTGACTTCCAGTTCCAGTGGACCACTATATTCCTCGGGACCCTTGCCACTGCCTCCTACGGGATCACTCCGGAACTTCTCATTTGAAGAAGTATCCGCAGCTTGCCATAATTTTTCTTCTGATCGGTGCATGTCAGAAGGTCTCTCATCCTTTATATACAAGGCTTCTTTTGGAGATGATTCTTCTAGCTTGAGAAAGTTTGAGGCCACTGTTACTCGTCTTTATTCATCAAATCAG GGATTAAGGGAATTTGTCAATGAAGTCAACACGCTGGCCTCTTTACAACATCCTAACCTTTGTAAACTACTTGGCTTCCATGCACGTGATGGCTCTGAACAGAGGATGTTGGTGTATGAAAGGCTATTTCATGGAAGCTTGGACAGGCTTCTGTATTCGAGGTCTGATGGACCCCTCATCGACTGGAACTCAagaatgaaaattgcattttgtGCTGCCCAAGGTCTGGCTTTCTTACACGAAGAAGGTCCTTTCCAG GCAATGTACAATGAATTTTCGACTGCCAACATACAGATTGACAAAGACTTCAGTGCAAAACTTTCTGGATATGGCTGTGTTGGACATATTCCTGAGTCAGAGATATCCAACAATTCAGTG GTAGGTGCAAGTCTATCAGTGGAAACCTTGGAGAGAGGGTTACTTACTCCTAAGAGCAATGTTTGGAGTTTTGGAATTGTTCTTCTGGAACTACTTACTGGTAGGAGGAATCTCGATAACCGTCATCCTAAGGAAGAGCGGAACTTAGTTAAGTGGAGCCGACCTTTCCTCACTGATGACTGTCGATTGTCACTGATCATGGATCCTCAGCTAAAAGGACGCTTCCCATCTAAAGCATCAAGGATAGTGGCTGACATAGCACAAAGATGTCTTCTAAAGGATCCATCTGAAAGGCCCACGATGAGAACAATTGTTGAACGTCTTAGCAGTATACAAGACGTAAAGTACTCCTGTCGTTTTCCTTTGCAAGAACCTGCAGCATTTTCTGGAAAACAAATTTCAAGGTCTCCGAGCCTTAATGGCATTATCACCCCAGCACCCAGGTTGAGTTTCTCACCTTCGCCTCCTTCAGGTGCACGGCTGTCTGTGTCTCCATCTCCATCAATGCGAACCTTGCCATTAACTCTTCCACCACGTGCCTGTTCCTCGCACTCACTTGAGGAGCTCGATAGACAGGGAAGTCGAAAATCATCGTCATCAGCCTTTCGACGAACTGGGGTTGAAGGATTTTGA